One Paraburkholderia dioscoreae DNA segment encodes these proteins:
- the ada gene encoding bifunctional DNA-binding transcriptional regulator/O6-methylguanine-DNA methyltransferase Ada — MNRNPSDTAFGAASWSSDDERWEAVTRREPQSDGAFFYGVKTTGVFCRPSCASRQPRRENVAFFTDAAAARTAGFRDCKRCQPGGLPRELEIVNRACAALDADPQQRLTLAQLSDAVHISPFHLQRLFKRVVGVSPRQYQAAQRGAALRDALQSGSDVTRATLDAGFGSPSRMYDSAPAELGMAPSAYRRKGAGLTVRYTSASTPLGFVLVAATEKGICKIGFGADTAMLADDLRSEFANADLLEDTGHLAPFIAQIDAYLRGTRQDFDLPLDIAATAFRQRVWDALRRIPYGETRSYSQIAETVGAPRAVRAVASACATNPVALAIPCHRVVAKGGALAGYRWGLPRKAALLDNEAQHAGDFSRSQTTRDERVLADAGIGNETSTTKLDHAA, encoded by the coding sequence ATGAACCGCAATCCTTCCGATACCGCCTTCGGCGCCGCCAGTTGGAGTTCCGACGACGAGCGCTGGGAAGCCGTCACGCGCCGCGAACCGCAATCCGACGGCGCGTTCTTCTACGGCGTCAAAACGACCGGCGTGTTCTGCCGGCCGTCGTGTGCGTCGCGCCAGCCGCGCCGCGAGAACGTCGCGTTCTTCACCGACGCCGCCGCCGCACGCACCGCGGGCTTTCGCGATTGCAAGCGGTGCCAGCCCGGCGGTTTGCCGCGCGAGCTTGAGATCGTGAACCGCGCATGCGCCGCGCTCGACGCCGACCCGCAACAACGCCTCACGCTCGCCCAGTTAAGCGACGCCGTGCACATCAGCCCGTTCCACTTGCAGCGTCTGTTCAAGCGCGTGGTGGGCGTGTCGCCGCGTCAATATCAGGCCGCGCAGCGGGGCGCCGCGTTGCGCGACGCGCTCCAGAGCGGCTCGGACGTCACTCGCGCCACGCTCGACGCGGGCTTCGGCTCGCCATCGCGGATGTATGACAGCGCCCCGGCCGAACTCGGCATGGCGCCGTCCGCGTATCGCCGCAAGGGCGCGGGGCTTACCGTGCGCTACACGAGCGCGTCGACGCCGCTCGGCTTCGTGCTCGTCGCGGCCACGGAGAAGGGCATCTGCAAAATCGGTTTCGGCGCCGACACCGCCATGCTCGCCGACGACCTGCGCAGTGAATTTGCCAACGCCGACCTGTTGGAAGATACCGGACACCTCGCGCCGTTCATCGCGCAGATCGACGCCTACTTGCGAGGCACGCGCCAGGACTTCGATCTGCCGCTCGATATTGCCGCGACGGCATTCCGCCAGCGTGTGTGGGACGCGTTGCGGCGCATCCCCTACGGCGAGACGCGCAGCTATTCGCAGATCGCCGAAACGGTCGGCGCACCGCGTGCCGTGCGCGCGGTAGCCAGCGCGTGCGCAACGAATCCGGTGGCACTGGCGATTCCTTGTCATCGCGTAGTGGCAAAGGGCGGGGCGCTGGCGGGATATCGCTGGGGTCTGCCGCGCAAGGCTGCGCTGCTCGACAACGAGGCACAACATGCCGGCGATTTTTCGCGCAGCCAGACGACGCGCGACGAACGCGTCCTTGCCGACGCCGGTATCGGCAACGAAACCTCCACCACCAAACTGGACCACGCCGCGTGA
- a CDS encoding VOC family protein: MKIHIREIDHVVIRATNVEAMARFYCDVLGCSVEKEQRDLGLTQLRAGRSLIDLLQVGAKPDHAENGVPGTGRNMDHLCLRIEPFDAEALKTHLAERGARLGELGLRYGADGYGQSLYLFDPEGNMVELKGPPEAARVTSL, from the coding sequence ATGAAAATCCACATTCGAGAGATTGATCACGTCGTCATTCGGGCGACGAACGTCGAGGCGATGGCGCGTTTTTACTGCGATGTGCTCGGCTGTAGCGTGGAGAAGGAGCAGCGCGATCTCGGCCTGACGCAACTGCGCGCGGGGCGCTCGCTGATCGATCTATTGCAGGTAGGCGCCAAACCTGATCATGCCGAAAACGGCGTGCCGGGCACGGGCCGGAATATGGATCACCTCTGTTTGCGCATCGAGCCATTCGACGCCGAAGCGCTCAAGACGCATCTCGCCGAACGCGGCGCGCGGCTGGGCGAACTGGGACTGCGCTACGGCGCGGACGGCTATGGACAGTCGCTGTATCTGTTCGACCCGGAGGGCAACATGGTCGAACTCAAGGGGCCGCCGGAAGCGGCGCGCGTGACGTCGCTTTAG
- a CDS encoding YaeQ family protein — protein MALKSTIYKAELQIANMDRHYYADHSLTIARHPSETDERMMVRVAAFALFARERLEFCKGLSDVDEPDLWEKDLTGAIETWIEVGQPDERRIAKASGRSTEVIVIAYGGRASDIWWQGVRNKVERMRNVTVWTLGEGVATALGSLAERTMRLQCTVQDGEAWLGSAEADAVKIEWTVLKAPANA, from the coding sequence ATGGCTCTCAAATCTACGATTTATAAAGCGGAACTGCAGATCGCCAACATGGACCGGCACTACTACGCCGACCATTCGCTGACGATCGCCCGCCACCCCTCGGAAACCGACGAACGGATGATGGTCCGTGTCGCCGCATTCGCACTGTTCGCGCGGGAACGCCTCGAATTCTGCAAAGGTCTGTCGGACGTGGACGAACCGGACCTGTGGGAAAAGGACCTCACCGGTGCAATCGAAACCTGGATCGAAGTCGGCCAGCCGGACGAACGGCGCATTGCCAAGGCGAGCGGCCGCTCGACCGAGGTGATCGTGATCGCCTATGGCGGCCGCGCGTCGGACATCTGGTGGCAGGGCGTGCGCAACAAGGTGGAACGCATGCGCAACGTGACCGTGTGGACGCTGGGCGAAGGCGTTGCCACGGCGCTCGGCTCGCTGGCCGAACGGACCATGCGGCTGCAATGCACAGTTCAGGACGGTGAAGCCTGGCTCGGCAGCGCCGAAGCCGATGCGGTGAAAATCGAATGGACGGTGCTGAAGGCGCCCGCCAACGCCTGA